TATCAAATAAAAAGAACATCTGACAATGCAGGCTATCCCATTGAATCCCCTCTTGGAGGTGGAAGGGATGCAACTGCGCAATAGCTCTGTTGTAACTTCATCCCATGCCACACTCACAAATGTAAAAACATATGGAAGGAGTAAGGAGTATGGGAAGGAGTAAGATCACGTGGGAAGACCCACACGaacattactcccccccccccacatctaacCTCTGCTCTGAGTTTTCCCATGTGACTCCAACTCttccatgtgattttttttaccaGAATAGCACGAGTTAGAATGATAGACTCTTGACTTATTGTAAGGAATGTTGAGGGCCTTAGAAAATCCTCAAACTGTGGAGTGGTCCAGGAGCTGAAGAGCTGTCACTGCAGTTATCTGTTGGGGAATCCACTCACTCAGCCTTTGTGCTCAAAATGTCAACTTGTGATGCAGTGAATCATTGCCGTTTTGCTGACACTGGGATCCCAGATGCTGTTATTTTGTGATATTGTCATCCCATACTTCCTCTCAGATGCTCAGGGTGATGCTGTATCTTTTGCTCTGTAAGCAACTTTTGAGGACTTTCTGttcaaaagcagcatataaatattcttaagcaTAAAGCTTGTGCTTCCCAATTGTCCTTTCACTTTATTTCTGTGAGAGCTGGTGAGACTGTGACAAGCCCAACATCACCCAGTGGCAGAATGAGGtttggaacccaggtctcccaGGTTCTACATGGGTACACTAGGTATTCCACTGTTTTTCTGTGATGTAGACACACATTTCAATTGCCTAGTGAGCCACACTAAAGGATCGGGTGTGTGAACTCTCTCACTTTCTGCTGGGTGTCAAACCACTGTTCCAAGAATAATCTGTGAGTGACAGCCGCTCCGCAGGGTCTTTTCTCACCCTGCTATCTAAGACCCTTAACTATAGCCACAAAACTATAATCTCTCTCCTAGGACCAGCCCACAGCTTCTGGTTCTAGTCTTTAGATCAGAGTCTCCCCTGGAAGAATCTGCTACTGGGAATGAAAGGGTGTGGGTCTGGCAACCATTTTTTTTCTGAGAATGGCTCCTATGCCTGCAGTTGTATAACTGGTGCAGATTTTTTGTTCCTCACCCTTTTCCATGTCTGTAGCTGTATGCTTTCCATTTCAAAGGCATTTGATCCCCATTATTCTGGAGtttctgcctttcccctccaGGCACACTGGGACTCTGAGCAGctacccattttttttttgctgtgttatCTATCCCACAGTCTTACATTAACTTGTTTTCTGGATTTTCTCtggaaagcaaacaaaacttTTTAGATGTTACATTTCAGAACATTTCCCTTCCTTGTCTTCATGATCAGAAGAATGACAGCAAATACCTTTGCTTCTTTCTCGTTTTACAGGTAGAAGCCGAGAAAGACCTTGCCGGTCTGGAAAGACACAgtgcagaaacagcagcagagtcACCCTCAGCCTTACAGGTGAGTCCACCAgtccctttccagcactgcttgTATTACTCCAGTCTGGAAGCAAGGGGACAGTGTGGTGTAGAGACAAACAGGTCTATACACAGGCTACTCAGATTGCAAACTCTTCTTCCAGTACCTCAGCTGCAAAGGAGAATGTAGTAGTGCATTCCCTTCGTCCCACTGCCCACCTTTAGGGTATaatcctatacaggtttacttagaagtaagtcccattttttttccagtggaacTTGCTAGGACCCACCATAGGATCTGCGAGGCccaactgaaaacattttttgtggggggcCCAGACCCTACAGCCAAgatctgcagaatcttagagatacagATAAAATTGATTATGGATGTTCTATCTCTatggtggaatggaaagcaattGAAATGTGCGctttaaaagtgtgtgtgagtTAATAGACATATGGATctatgcacattttaatataacattgcatacaagactagagtaaaTGACCCCAGCATGTGGCAGTTCCTTAGGCACGGGGTCTaattgggagagagagagagaaccgcATGGAAACACTGAATTTCACTTTTGCTTGCTCAAGCAGCTACAAAGGGGGCATTGTAGGGGTGGAtttaaaagcaaatgaaaaagagaagagatctgaaaaaggaagtggggcATGAGATAAATAGAGGGAAGGAAAGTGATGTCATTTTGTGCTTTGCTAAggacaggcagcaaaatggccagGGTGGCCAGCAAAATGGCCAGGGTGGCCAGCAAAATACCATTCGTGGGTATTGCCCAAATGAAGGTGCCctggccattttgctgcctgtccCACGAAACGGTATCACTTTCATTCTCGTCTTTCCCTCTATTTATATCTCACCCCACTTCCTTTTTTCAGAACTCTTCTCTGTTTCATTTGCTATTAAATCCACCCCCACGACACCCCTTTGCAGCTGCTTGAGCAAGCAAAAGTGAAATTGTTTCCATTGGTTATTTCCCCCCCCTTACGCTTGTAAGAAGACTATGCAAGTTCATTTAAGTAAAGTAACCTGCAAGTGTGACAGATGTCCTCAAATCTACTGCCTGAAGCACTCATCTCAACCTGTCCATGGGTAGGGCCGGCCCCAGAAGCTCCAATTCTCAATCTCTCCCTCTATTCTAACCCACATAACAAATTTTCTTCTTAGTcctctctcttgcacacacacacccacacacgcTGTCCTGTTAGATAGCGGTGACAATTTTTGTGTGTGGCATAAATTGCACTTATGTCTCTTATTGGTTTTGGAATGTTCATCTGctatactgtattttaaatttataacatggttggcaaccttcagtctcgaaagactatggtataagcctacagcccccggtattcccaggcggtctcccatccaagtactaaccaggcctgaccctgcttagcttccgagatcagacgagatcgggagatagtgttcagtatagggagatggttggcaaccttcagtctcgaaagactatggtataagcctacagcacccggtattcccaggcggtctcccatccaagtactaaccaggcctgaccctgcttagcttccgagatcagacgagatcgggagatagtgttcagtatagggagatggttggcaaccttcagtctcgaaagactatggtataagcctacagcacccggtattcccaggcggtctcccatccaagtactaaccaggcctgaccctgcttagcttccaagatcagacaagatcagggatgtgcagggtaacatttatAGCCTTGTTGTAAACTTTGCAGAACAAAATTTGGGAAATCAGGATATTCTGTCAATTAACAGCCTTTTCCTTCCCCACACAGACACTGCTACGGAGAAGCAAGCGCTTCAACAGCCATTTCCCCATCTGCTACTACTGCTGCAAATGCTGTGGCAACAAGGGCTGTGGGATGTGCTGTCGGACATGAACAGAACGAAGGGCTCGACTGACCAGCACGGAGTCATGGGggtcccccccccatcttcatgTCACAGATGGaccagccttcctgctggagcccccccctcccaagttgaTCCTTGCTGCTCCTGATGCGTTCTCCTTA
This sequence is a window from Tiliqua scincoides isolate rTilSci1 chromosome 10, rTilSci1.hap2, whole genome shotgun sequence. Protein-coding genes within it:
- the HAMP gene encoding hepcidin, whose protein sequence is MKLQLVCLIVVLLTAATRNLCAFKIQVEAEKDLAGLERHSAETAAESPSALQTLLRRSKRFNSHFPICYYCCKCCGNKGCGMCCRT